The following are encoded together in the Cohaesibacter gelatinilyticus genome:
- a CDS encoding ABC transporter permease subunit, producing the protein MEYFIQQLINGITLGSIYGLIAIGYTMVYGIIGMINFAHGDIFMVGAFIALITLLAITALGVTFLPIVLLIVLIASMLLTSVWGWSVERIAYRPLRGSFRLAPLITAIGMSIVLQNFVQIVQGARVKPLPPQISGGFKLMENDGFVVQLSYMQILIIVTTVCLMAGFTLLINKTSLGRAQRACEQDQKMAALLGVNVDRTISTTFVMGAALASVAGVMFLLYYGVIDFFIGFLAGVKAFTAAVLGGIGSLPGAMLGGLLIGLIETFWSGYFSVEYKDVAAFSILAIVLIFLPSGLLGKPEVEKV; encoded by the coding sequence ATGGAATATTTTATACAACAGTTGATCAATGGTATCACGCTGGGGTCTATCTACGGCCTCATCGCCATTGGTTACACTATGGTTTATGGCATCATCGGCATGATCAATTTTGCCCATGGTGACATCTTTATGGTTGGTGCCTTCATTGCACTCATCACCTTGCTGGCAATCACAGCACTCGGCGTTACATTTCTGCCGATCGTTCTGTTGATCGTACTCATAGCTTCCATGCTGCTGACATCTGTATGGGGGTGGTCAGTAGAGAGGATAGCCTATCGACCGCTCCGCGGTTCCTTCCGTCTGGCACCATTGATCACGGCCATCGGCATGTCCATTGTTCTCCAGAACTTCGTACAGATCGTTCAGGGCGCTCGTGTTAAGCCATTGCCACCGCAGATTTCAGGCGGCTTCAAGTTGATGGAAAATGACGGTTTTGTCGTCCAACTTTCCTATATGCAGATCCTGATCATCGTAACCACGGTCTGCTTGATGGCTGGCTTTACGCTGCTGATCAACAAAACCTCTCTTGGTCGTGCCCAACGAGCTTGTGAGCAGGATCAGAAAATGGCAGCATTGCTCGGCGTCAATGTTGACCGCACCATCTCCACCACCTTCGTTATGGGTGCCGCGCTCGCTTCCGTCGCTGGCGTCATGTTCCTGCTCTATTACGGTGTGATCGATTTCTTCATCGGCTTCCTGGCCGGGGTGAAGGCCTTCACCGCAGCCGTTCTTGGCGGCATCGGCTCGCTTCCGGGTGCCATGTTGGGTGGCCTGTTGATTGGTTTGATCGAAACATTCTGGTCCGGGTATTTCTCGGTAGAATACAAAGACGTTGCAGCCTTTTCGATCCTCGCTATCGTGCTGATCTTCCTGCCATCCGGCCTGCTCGGCAAGCCAGAAGTGGAGAAAGTCTAA
- the livM gene encoding high-affinity branched-chain amino acid ABC transporter permease LivM, which produces MSATSNSRVGTALKDAGLAAVVAIALFSVLVGLKTKTAQGGLQIEGQWMLVLWLVIGTFIGRFLMGMFIWQGENVLADAAKSITPNQATLSKIGSFIGPALLVFAITLPFMPYGDRYIIDLGILVLTYIMLGWGLNIVVGLAGLLDLGYVAFYAVGAYSYALLAHYFDLSFWVCLPLAGILAAFWGIILGFPVLRLRGDYLAIVTLAFGEIIRVVLLNWYEFTGGPDGISRIPRPSFFGLEFKRRDGFADFFGLDYSSLHKVIFLFYLILILALITNFITMRLRRLPIGRAWEALREDEIACRSLGINTTNTKLTAFSLGAMFGGFAGAFFATRQGFISPESFTFIESAIILAIVVLGGLGSQLGVVIASIVMIGGFEVFRDLEELRMLVFGLLMVVIMIWKPRGLVSSREPSVYLKEKKAVSADLVAEGEG; this is translated from the coding sequence ATGTCAGCCACCTCGAATAGCAGAGTGGGCACTGCATTAAAAGATGCAGGCCTAGCTGCGGTGGTCGCCATTGCGCTGTTTAGCGTATTGGTTGGCCTCAAAACAAAAACCGCTCAGGGCGGTCTACAAATCGAAGGCCAGTGGATGCTTGTCCTCTGGCTGGTGATCGGCACTTTCATCGGACGCTTCCTGATGGGCATGTTCATCTGGCAGGGCGAGAATGTTCTGGCAGATGCGGCCAAATCAATCACCCCAAATCAGGCAACCCTGAGCAAGATCGGCTCCTTCATTGGGCCAGCTCTTCTGGTTTTCGCCATTACCCTGCCCTTCATGCCTTATGGTGATCGCTATATCATTGATCTGGGCATTCTTGTTCTGACCTATATCATGCTGGGCTGGGGCCTGAATATTGTGGTCGGTCTGGCCGGTCTTCTTGATCTGGGTTATGTGGCTTTCTATGCAGTTGGGGCCTACTCTTATGCATTGTTGGCCCACTACTTTGATTTGTCCTTCTGGGTTTGTTTGCCGCTTGCCGGTATTCTGGCCGCCTTCTGGGGTATCATCCTTGGTTTCCCTGTCCTGCGCCTGCGCGGTGACTATTTGGCCATTGTGACCTTGGCATTCGGTGAGATCATCCGTGTCGTTCTGCTGAACTGGTATGAATTCACTGGTGGTCCTGACGGCATTTCCCGCATCCCTCGTCCATCTTTCTTTGGCTTGGAATTCAAGCGCCGTGACGGCTTTGCAGACTTTTTCGGACTGGATTATTCATCCCTTCATAAGGTGATTTTTCTGTTCTATCTCATTCTGATCCTTGCCCTCATCACCAACTTCATCACCATGCGCCTGCGCCGTCTACCAATAGGACGGGCTTGGGAAGCACTGCGTGAAGATGAAATTGCCTGCCGGTCCCTCGGCATCAACACCACCAATACCAAACTCACAGCCTTTTCACTCGGCGCGATGTTTGGTGGGTTTGCCGGTGCTTTCTTTGCCACCCGTCAGGGTTTCATCTCTCCGGAGAGTTTCACCTTCATCGAATCCGCCATCATTCTGGCGATCGTTGTTCTAGGCGGTCTTGGCTCTCAGCTTGGCGTTGTCATCGCCTCCATCGTGATGATTGGGGGCTTCGAGGTCTTCCGTGATCTGGAAGAACTGCGCATGCTGGTCTTTGGCCTGTTGATGGTTGTCATCATGATCTGGAAGCCACGCGGCCTTGTCTCCAGCCGTGAACCATCCGTTTATCTTAAAGAAAAGAAAGCGGTTTCGGCCGATCTGGTTGCGGAGGGCGAAGGATGA
- a CDS encoding ABC transporter ATP-binding protein, with amino-acid sequence MTQPLLSLRGVKTYYGKIVALRGIDIDVNEGEIVTIIGANGAGKSTTMMTVCGVTRAREGTIMYNGEDITDMPTHQIAHKAIAQSPEGRRIFGRMTVMENLQMGAAVINYEHIDEDLRMVFDLFPILEKRQSQRGGTLSGGEQQMLAIARALMSRPKLLMLDEPSLGLAPLVVKQIFEVVKELNEQQGLTVFLVEQNAYHALKLAHRGYVMINGEITLSGPGKELLENPEVQAAYLEGGRH; translated from the coding sequence ATGACACAGCCACTGTTGAGCCTTCGCGGCGTTAAAACCTATTACGGCAAGATTGTTGCACTTCGTGGCATCGACATCGATGTCAATGAAGGCGAGATCGTAACCATCATCGGTGCAAATGGTGCTGGCAAGTCCACCACCATGATGACCGTTTGCGGCGTTACTCGTGCTCGTGAAGGGACTATCATGTATAACGGTGAGGATATCACCGATATGCCAACACACCAGATCGCCCATAAAGCCATTGCCCAATCCCCCGAAGGTCGTCGGATCTTTGGGCGCATGACAGTGATGGAAAATCTGCAGATGGGTGCAGCTGTCATCAATTACGAACATATTGATGAAGACCTTCGTATGGTATTTGACCTTTTCCCAATTCTGGAAAAGCGTCAGAGCCAACGTGGTGGCACTCTGTCCGGTGGCGAGCAACAAATGCTGGCCATTGCCCGTGCTTTGATGTCACGCCCCAAACTGCTGATGTTGGACGAACCATCCCTTGGTTTGGCACCCTTGGTGGTCAAGCAGATCTTCGAGGTGGTCAAGGAGCTGAATGAACAGCAGGGCCTCACCGTTTTCCTGGTGGAGCAAAATGCCTATCACGCACTTAAGCTGGCCCATCGCGGTTATGTTATGATCAATGGTGAAATCACCCTTTCCGGTCCCGGCAAGGAACTTCTGGAAAATCCGGAAGTCCAGGCCGCGTATCTGGAAGGTGGACGGCACTAG
- the radC gene encoding RadC family protein codes for MAGSEDTSAKPHYMGHRERLRHKFRQSGPESLHDYELLELVLFRAIPRRDIKPLAKQLLERFGSFSEVVSAPDHLLEEFPGIGPSVVTELKIVQAAAAHFTHGKVKKRPILSSWKAVLDHCRTSMAFNDIEQFRVLFLDKRNTLITDEVQQEGTIDHTPVYTREVIKRALELSATAIILVHNHPSGDPTPSQADIDMTKTIINAAEPLGISIHDHIIVAKNGHTSFRGNGLL; via the coding sequence ATGGCGGGATCTGAGGATACATCTGCAAAACCCCATTATATGGGCCACCGGGAAAGGCTAAGGCACAAATTTCGCCAATCCGGTCCCGAATCTCTGCATGACTATGAGCTATTGGAACTAGTCCTCTTTCGCGCCATCCCCCGCCGCGATATCAAACCACTGGCAAAACAGTTGCTTGAGCGTTTTGGCAGCTTTTCGGAAGTTGTCTCTGCACCAGATCATCTGCTCGAGGAATTTCCTGGAATAGGTCCTTCGGTTGTTACTGAACTCAAGATTGTTCAAGCCGCTGCCGCGCATTTCACCCATGGCAAAGTGAAGAAGCGCCCTATTCTCTCATCCTGGAAAGCAGTTCTGGATCATTGTCGCACCTCGATGGCCTTCAATGATATCGAGCAATTTCGTGTCCTGTTTTTGGACAAAAGAAACACCTTGATAACAGATGAAGTTCAGCAAGAAGGCACAATCGACCATACACCTGTCTATACACGAGAAGTGATCAAGAGAGCTCTCGAACTTTCAGCCACCGCCATCATTTTGGTTCACAATCATCCAAGCGGCGACCCCACCCCATCGCAAGCAGATATCGATATGACCAAAACCATCATAAATGCTGCAGAGCCATTAGGCATTAGCATTCACGATCATATAATCGTTGCCAAAAACGGCCATACTTCATTTCGGGGCAATGGGTTGCTTTGA
- the sfsA gene encoding DNA/RNA nuclease SfsA → MKLPTPLIPARLLKRYKRFLADMKLENGDVITAHCANPGSMMGLKDEGSLCWLSKSDNPKRKLAYSWELMEVDGALVGINTAHPNRIVEEAILAGAIPELTEYEHVQREVRYGQNSRIDLLLRSDGKRDCYVEVKNVHLLREAGLAEFPDSVTKRGAKHLAELSDMVEQGHRAVMLYLIQRTDAQQFDFARDIDPAYGEAFDKAIERGVEAYGYACKITTEEITLTDPIPFRSQG, encoded by the coding sequence ATGAAACTGCCAACTCCTCTCATCCCTGCCCGCCTTCTTAAACGTTACAAACGCTTTCTTGCCGATATGAAACTGGAGAACGGCGACGTTATCACTGCCCATTGTGCCAATCCGGGCTCAATGATGGGACTGAAAGACGAAGGCAGTCTTTGCTGGCTCTCAAAATCTGACAACCCGAAGCGAAAACTGGCCTATAGCTGGGAACTCATGGAAGTAGATGGGGCCTTGGTCGGAATCAATACCGCCCATCCCAATCGCATTGTTGAAGAGGCCATTCTTGCCGGAGCCATTCCTGAATTGACAGAATATGAGCATGTTCAGAGAGAAGTGAGATATGGTCAAAACAGCCGCATTGATCTGCTCCTTCGCTCAGATGGAAAACGTGATTGTTACGTTGAAGTCAAGAATGTTCATTTGCTTCGCGAGGCTGGTCTGGCCGAGTTTCCCGATTCGGTGACCAAACGCGGTGCCAAACATCTGGCAGAACTTTCCGATATGGTTGAACAAGGCCACCGAGCTGTCATGCTTTACCTGATTCAGAGAACGGATGCACAGCAGTTTGACTTCGCCCGTGATATCGATCCTGCGTATGGAGAGGCCTTCGATAAGGCAATCGAACGAGGCGTTGAGGCTTATGGATATGCTTGCAAAATCACCACGGAAGAGATCACATTGACTGATCCGATACCATTTCGCTCTCAAGGATAA
- a CDS encoding ABC transporter ATP-binding protein — translation MTSWKDNPILTVEHLTMRFGGLVAVNDLSFEVGRGDITALIGPNGAGKTTVFNCVTGFYKPTEGRVTMKQAAGEEFLLERIPDFEIAQHAKVARTFQNIRLFGGMTVLENLMVAQHNKLMKDSSFTIGGILGLAGFRNSEKDSIEKAKAWLERIDLIDRADDPAADLPYGDQRRLEIARAMCTNPELLCLDEPAAGLNPKETLELNGLLRSIRELDDTSVLLIEHDMSMVMEISDHVVVLDYGEKISDGDANFVQNDPHVIAAYLGVDDDEVDSVEEEVHMEHHP, via the coding sequence ATGACATCCTGGAAAGACAATCCAATCCTGACCGTAGAACATCTGACCATGAGGTTTGGTGGTCTGGTTGCGGTCAACGACCTCTCCTTCGAAGTCGGCCGTGGTGATATCACTGCGCTCATCGGCCCGAACGGTGCAGGCAAAACCACCGTATTTAACTGCGTGACTGGCTTCTACAAGCCAACTGAGGGTCGCGTCACCATGAAACAGGCAGCCGGCGAGGAGTTTCTTCTCGAGCGCATCCCTGATTTCGAAATCGCACAGCATGCCAAGGTTGCGCGTACTTTCCAGAATATCCGCCTCTTTGGTGGCATGACCGTTCTGGAAAATCTGATGGTAGCCCAACACAACAAGTTGATGAAGGATTCCTCCTTCACCATCGGTGGAATTCTTGGCTTGGCAGGGTTCCGCAATTCGGAAAAAGACAGCATCGAGAAAGCCAAAGCATGGCTGGAACGTATCGATCTGATTGATCGGGCTGACGATCCAGCCGCTGATCTGCCTTATGGTGACCAACGCCGTCTTGAGATCGCTCGCGCCATGTGCACCAATCCGGAGCTTCTATGTCTGGATGAGCCTGCTGCTGGTCTGAATCCGAAAGAAACTCTGGAACTGAATGGCCTGCTTCGTTCAATTCGAGAGCTGGATGATACATCTGTTCTGCTGATCGAGCACGACATGTCCATGGTTATGGAAATTTCCGACCATGTTGTTGTGCTGGATTACGGTGAGAAAATCTCCGATGGCGACGCCAACTTTGTTCAAAACGATCCGCATGTGATTGCAGCCTATCTTGGCGTTGACGACGACGAAGTCGATAGTGTGGAAGAAGAAGTCCATATGGAGCATCATCCATGA
- the map gene encoding type I methionyl aminopeptidase has protein sequence MINYIPAPTGPMRNTGDIHLYEEDGFAGMRAAGQLAATALDKVAELVKPGVTTQEIDDFFRAFGEEHNALPATLNYRGYTKFCCTSINHVVCHGIPNNKPLKEGDIVNVDITYILNGWHGDSSRMYPVGKVKRAAERLIDVTYDCLMIGIDMAKPGNTTGDIGAAIQEYAEKQRCGVVRDFCGHGLGRLFHDAPNILHYGRKGEGVTLKPGMIFTIEPMINLGKPHVKVLADGWTAVTRDRSLSAQFEHSLGITEDGCEIFTTSPGGLHKPPYSSGTA, from the coding sequence ATGATCAATTACATCCCGGCGCCCACAGGTCCCATGCGTAACACTGGTGATATACATCTTTATGAAGAAGATGGCTTTGCTGGTATGAGAGCCGCTGGTCAACTGGCAGCTACTGCCCTTGATAAGGTTGCCGAATTGGTCAAACCCGGTGTTACTACACAAGAAATTGACGATTTTTTCCGAGCTTTTGGCGAAGAACATAACGCCCTGCCCGCAACGTTGAACTATCGCGGTTACACCAAATTCTGCTGTACATCAATCAACCATGTGGTCTGCCATGGCATCCCCAATAACAAGCCATTGAAGGAAGGCGATATCGTCAATGTCGACATCACCTATATCCTCAATGGCTGGCACGGTGATTCCTCACGCATGTATCCGGTTGGTAAAGTAAAGCGAGCAGCAGAACGACTGATCGACGTGACTTATGATTGTCTGATGATCGGCATTGATATGGCCAAGCCGGGCAACACAACCGGTGACATCGGCGCAGCTATTCAGGAATATGCGGAAAAACAGCGCTGCGGTGTGGTTCGTGATTTCTGCGGCCATGGCCTCGGCCGCCTGTTCCATGATGCCCCCAACATCTTGCATTATGGTCGTAAAGGCGAAGGCGTGACCTTGAAGCCAGGCATGATCTTCACCATCGAACCCATGATCAATCTCGGAAAACCGCATGTAAAGGTGCTTGCTGATGGCTGGACAGCGGTTACACGAGATCGTTCCCTCTCAGCTCAATTTGAGCATTCTCTTGGCATTACAGAAGATGGCTGCGAGATCTTTACCACCTCTCCCGGCGGACTTCATAAGCCTCCTTATTCGAGTGGAACAGCCTGA
- a CDS encoding branched-chain amino acid ABC transporter substrate-binding protein — MKKALLAGVALASTIALTPAAFADIVIGTAGPMTGQYASFGQQMKAGAEMAVADINAAGGINGEMLKLEVGDDACDPKQAVAVANQMVGKGAVFMAGHFCSGSSIPASAVYADEEVVQITPASTNPKFTDERPNKDGGTYRVCGRDDQQGLVAGKFLTDNYAGKNIAFVHDKTAYGKGLADATLGAYKANGGKETLYEAYTAGEKDYTALVSKLKQNKVDVLYVGGYHTEAGLMVRQMREQGMDTKLISGDALVTDEYWSITGAAGEGTLMTFSPDPRKNPDAAPLVAKFREKGIEPEGYVLYTYAAIQAWVDAVKGAGSTDYEAVNGALNKGEFKTVLGTLSFDDKGDVTLPGYVFYEWKDGKYDYLN, encoded by the coding sequence ATGAAAAAAGCACTTTTGGCGGGCGTTGCCCTGGCTTCCACTATTGCTCTGACCCCGGCTGCATTTGCTGACATCGTGATTGGCACCGCAGGTCCAATGACCGGTCAGTACGCGTCCTTTGGTCAACAGATGAAAGCTGGTGCCGAGATGGCTGTTGCTGACATCAATGCTGCAGGTGGCATCAACGGCGAAATGCTGAAGCTGGAAGTAGGCGATGACGCTTGCGATCCTAAGCAGGCTGTAGCTGTTGCCAACCAGATGGTTGGTAAAGGCGCTGTCTTCATGGCTGGTCACTTCTGCTCTGGTTCTTCCATTCCAGCATCCGCTGTATATGCTGACGAAGAAGTCGTGCAGATCACTCCGGCATCCACCAACCCTAAATTCACCGATGAGCGCCCAAACAAAGATGGCGGCACCTATCGTGTTTGTGGTCGTGATGACCAGCAGGGCTTGGTTGCAGGTAAATTCCTGACCGACAATTATGCAGGCAAGAACATTGCTTTTGTTCATGACAAAACCGCTTACGGTAAAGGCCTCGCCGACGCTACATTGGGTGCATATAAAGCCAATGGCGGCAAAGAGACCCTTTATGAAGCCTATACAGCTGGTGAAAAAGACTACACCGCCCTGGTTTCCAAGCTGAAGCAGAACAAAGTCGACGTTCTCTATGTTGGTGGTTACCACACCGAAGCAGGTCTGATGGTTCGCCAGATGCGTGAGCAAGGCATGGACACCAAGCTGATCTCCGGTGATGCGCTTGTGACTGACGAATATTGGTCAATCACTGGTGCGGCTGGCGAAGGCACTCTGATGACCTTCTCCCCGGATCCACGTAAGAACCCTGACGCTGCTCCACTGGTTGCAAAATTCCGTGAAAAAGGCATTGAGCCAGAAGGTTATGTTCTCTACACCTATGCAGCAATTCAGGCTTGGGTTGACGCTGTTAAAGGTGCAGGTTCCACCGACTACGAAGCTGTTAACGGTGCTCTGAACAAAGGTGAGTTCAAGACTGTTCTTGGTACTCTGTCATTCGACGACAAAGGCGATGTGACTCTGCCAGGTTATGTTTTCTACGAGTGGAAAGACGGCAAGTATGACTACCTGAACTAG
- a CDS encoding P1 family peptidase: MKNFITDIEGLSVGNASDENLKSGCTVLLCDEPMVASCSILGGAPGTRDTELLNPDQTVEAIDGLVLSGGSAFGLDAAGGVQGWLRKQGRGFAIGPVRVPIVPGAIIFDLINGGDKNWDRQSPYWEMGWKAAENASMEFKLGSHGAGTGALTAGLKGGLGSASFTTLDGITIGALVVVNALGQATMGDGKHFWAAPFEQHGEFGGLGLPSSMPANVDLPKTKMDAIRAGEAGQNANTTIAVIATDAILTKAQAKRLSIMAHDGFTRALWPSHTPYDGDLIFALSSGKKALPEREDAFVSLGAYAANTMARAIARGVFEATSAPNDMFPTWQERFG; encoded by the coding sequence ATGAAGAATTTCATCACAGATATTGAAGGCTTGAGTGTCGGTAATGCTTCAGATGAGAATCTTAAATCAGGCTGCACCGTTCTACTCTGTGATGAGCCCATGGTCGCATCTTGCTCAATTCTTGGCGGTGCACCAGGAACACGAGATACGGAACTGCTCAACCCTGACCAGACCGTAGAGGCCATTGACGGTCTGGTTCTCTCTGGCGGTTCCGCTTTTGGATTGGATGCTGCTGGCGGAGTTCAAGGCTGGCTTCGTAAACAGGGGCGTGGTTTTGCCATAGGCCCTGTCCGCGTACCCATTGTCCCCGGAGCAATCATTTTTGATCTCATCAATGGTGGCGACAAGAACTGGGATCGACAGTCTCCTTATTGGGAGATGGGCTGGAAAGCCGCTGAAAACGCTTCCATGGAGTTCAAACTGGGTAGTCATGGTGCAGGAACAGGTGCCCTTACCGCAGGGCTAAAAGGTGGCCTTGGATCTGCCTCTTTCACCACTCTTGATGGCATCACCATTGGCGCTTTGGTCGTGGTCAACGCGCTTGGCCAAGCCACAATGGGTGATGGAAAGCACTTCTGGGCTGCTCCTTTTGAGCAGCACGGCGAGTTCGGTGGACTTGGTCTTCCCTCTTCCATGCCTGCAAATGTGGATTTACCCAAAACCAAAATGGATGCGATAAGAGCAGGTGAAGCCGGACAGAATGCCAATACCACAATTGCCGTCATTGCCACCGATGCCATCCTGACCAAGGCACAGGCCAAGAGATTGTCCATCATGGCGCATGATGGCTTCACCCGTGCACTCTGGCCATCTCATACACCCTATGATGGGGATCTGATCTTTGCTCTCTCCAGCGGCAAAAAAGCGTTGCCAGAGCGCGAAGACGCATTCGTCTCGTTGGGCGCCTATGCAGCCAACACAATGGCTCGTGCTATTGCGCGTGGGGTATTCGAGGCCACCTCAGCGCCGAACGATATGTTCCCAACCTGGCAGGAACGCTTCGGTTAA
- a CDS encoding MerR family DNA-binding protein encodes MNIGEVSKAVELPVKTIRYYEDIGLVTPDRLGNGYRFFDDLDVERLKLIGRARNLGFGVEACRRLLALYDDSGRASSDVKQLAIEHLVEIDQKIAELESLRKLLLPMVEACKGNEDADCAILDGLVHPHATEETD; translated from the coding sequence ATGAATATCGGTGAAGTCAGTAAAGCAGTAGAACTACCGGTTAAAACCATTCGATATTACGAGGATATCGGATTGGTTACGCCAGATCGTCTGGGAAATGGATATCGCTTTTTTGATGATCTTGATGTCGAACGCCTGAAGCTTATCGGACGTGCGCGTAATTTGGGGTTTGGAGTTGAAGCCTGTCGCCGTCTTTTGGCTCTTTATGATGATTCCGGCAGGGCGAGTTCAGATGTCAAGCAGTTGGCTATTGAGCATCTGGTGGAGATTGATCAAAAGATTGCAGAGCTGGAATCTTTACGCAAGCTATTGTTGCCTATGGTGGAGGCCTGCAAGGGCAATGAAGATGCAGACTGCGCCATTCTTGACGGGTTGGTTCATCCTCATGCTACAGAAGAGACTGATTGA
- a CDS encoding DUF6867 family protein yields MSLLWENSLLAFLLVTILVGGGAAWMAGRGIALTWRPTNQIVLYMILLAAFVRFLHFALFEGTLLSLHFYLVDLAAMLIICFLGHRYTRTLQMTSQYHWLYEKTSAFSWRERSA; encoded by the coding sequence ATGTCACTACTTTGGGAAAACTCCCTCCTCGCCTTTTTACTGGTCACAATTCTGGTGGGCGGCGGCGCCGCCTGGATGGCTGGTCGGGGGATCGCCCTGACTTGGCGTCCAACCAACCAGATTGTCCTTTATATGATTCTGTTGGCCGCCTTCGTGCGCTTCCTTCATTTCGCTCTATTTGAAGGCACGCTGCTCAGCCTGCATTTCTATCTGGTTGATCTGGCTGCAATGTTGATCATCTGTTTTCTGGGGCATCGCTATACGCGCACCCTTCAGATGACCAGCCAATATCACTGGCTATATGAAAAAACCTCGGCTTTCAGCTGGCGCGAAAGAAGCGCCTGA
- a CDS encoding DMT family transporter has protein sequence MRAYLAIIFAMIMVGGNIPLGKLITETIPPTSFAMLRFISSSLVLIPLAMMELGDLQSLRRLNVRQWFEITCLSLFGAVLFTTFMLVGVQYTPAINAGIISSSLPAVIAVLSFLILREYISARTAGSITLAMLGIAILNLSDPSGHVSSAAATSSQSAIWFGNSLIFAAICSEALFAVLSRRYAAIIPVWTLSLLVHALAIPLTIPLLVMMDDGLQLPSASICFWTIAGYYILSASLLSFYFWCYGIRLIPASTAGIFTALVPVTSLLIAVLALNETLSWLQVAGLSFIFLSLWLGLSSKRRPATNSNPSVQES, from the coding sequence ATGCGCGCCTATCTTGCCATAATCTTCGCCATGATCATGGTCGGTGGAAACATTCCCCTCGGCAAATTGATCACCGAAACCATTCCGCCCACTTCTTTTGCCATGCTGCGTTTCATCAGTTCCAGTCTGGTTCTGATTCCACTTGCCATGATGGAGCTCGGTGATCTTCAGAGCCTGCGTCGACTGAATGTCCGCCAATGGTTTGAAATCACCTGCTTGTCGCTGTTCGGTGCTGTACTCTTCACCACTTTCATGCTGGTCGGCGTTCAATATACCCCGGCGATCAATGCAGGTATCATCAGCTCTTCCTTGCCCGCTGTTATCGCGGTGCTTAGCTTCCTTATCCTGCGCGAATATATCTCTGCCCGTACAGCTGGTTCCATCACGCTCGCGATGCTCGGCATTGCTATCCTCAATCTGTCTGATCCTTCAGGTCACGTTTCATCCGCAGCAGCAACGTCCAGTCAAAGCGCCATCTGGTTCGGAAACAGCCTCATCTTTGCTGCCATCTGTTCTGAAGCATTGTTCGCAGTTCTTTCTCGTCGCTATGCGGCTATCATTCCGGTCTGGACCTTGTCGCTGCTGGTGCATGCCTTGGCGATCCCTCTGACAATCCCTCTCCTAGTGATGATGGATGATGGGTTGCAGCTTCCCAGCGCCTCAATCTGCTTCTGGACCATCGCAGGCTATTATATTTTGTCAGCATCCCTGCTCAGCTTCTATTTCTGGTGTTACGGCATAAGATTGATCCCAGCCTCTACAGCAGGCATCTTCACAGCATTGGTTCCCGTAACGTCTCTACTCATCGCTGTTCTTGCATTGAACGAAACTCTAAGCTGGCTCCAAGTGGCAGGCCTTTCCTTCATTTTCCTATCGCTTTGGCTTGGGCTATCATCCAAACGCCGCCCGGCAACCAATTCCAACCCATCCGTTCAAGAGAGTTGA